The Pan paniscus chromosome 1, NHGRI_mPanPan1-v2.0_pri, whole genome shotgun sequence genome has a segment encoding these proteins:
- the DPM3 gene encoding dolichol-phosphate mannosyltransferase subunit 3 translates to MTKLAQWLWGLAILGSTWVALTTGALGLELPLSCQEVLWPLPAYLLVSAGCYALGTVGYRVATFHDCEDAARELQSQIQEARADLARRGLRF, encoded by the coding sequence ATGACGAAATTAGCGCAGTGGCTTTGGGGACTAGCGATCCTGGGCTCCACCTGGGTGGCCCTGACCACGGGAGCCTTGGGCCTGGAGCTGCCCTTGTCCTGCCAGGAAGTCCTGTGGCCACTGCCCGCCTACTTGCTGGTGTCCGCCGGCTGCTATGCCCTGGGCACTGTGGGCTATCGTGTGGCCACTTTTCATGACTGCGAGGACGCCGCGCGCGAGCTGCAGAGCCAGATACAGGAGGCCCGAGCCGACTTAGCCCGCAGGGGGCTGCGCTTCTGA
- the SLC50A1 gene encoding sugar transporter SWEET1 isoform X1 produces the protein MEAGGFLDSLIYGACVVFTLGMFSAGLSDLRHMRMTRSVDNVQFLPFLTTEVNNLGWLSYGALKGDGILIVVNTVGAALQTLYILAYLHYCPRKRVVLLQTATLLGVLLLGYGYFWLLVPNPEARLQQLGLFCSVFTISMYLSPLADLAKVIQTKSTQCLSYPLTIATLLTSASWCLYGFRLRDPYIMVSNFPGIVTSFIRFWLFWKYPQEQDRNYWLLQT, from the exons ATGGAGGCGGGCGGCTTTCTGGACTCGCTCATTTACGGAGCATGCGTGGTCTTCACCCTTGGCATGTTCTCCGCCGGCCT CTCGGACCTCAGGCACATGCGAATGACCCGGAGTGTGGACAACGTCCAGTTCCTGCCCTTTCTCACCACGGAAGTCAA CAACCTGGGCTGGCTGAGTTATGGGGCTTTGAAGGGAGACGGGATCCTCATCGTCGTCAACACAGTGGGTGCTGCGCTTCAGACCCTGTATATCTTGGCATATCTGCATTACTGCCCTCGGAAG CGTGTTGTGCTCCTACAGACTGCAACCCTGCTAGGGGTCCTTCTCCTGGGTTATGGCTACTTTTGGCTCCTGGTACCCAACCCTGAGGCCCGGCTTCAGCAGTTGGGCCTCTTCTGCAGTGTCTTCACCATCAGCATGTACCTCTCACCACTGGCTGACTTG GCTAAGGTGATTCAAACTAAATCAACCCAATGTCTCTCCTACCCACTCACCATTGCTACccttctcacctctgcctcctggtgccTCTATGGGTTTCGACTCAGAGATCCCTATATCATG GTGTCCAACTTTCCAGGAATCGTCACCAGCTTTATCCGCTTCTGGCTTTTCTGGAAGTACCCCCAGGAGCAAGACAGGAACTATTGGCTCCTGCAAACCTGA
- the SLC50A1 gene encoding sugar transporter SWEET1 isoform X8: MEELGPQAHANDPECGQRPVPALSHHGSQRVVLLQTATLLGVLLLGYGYFWLLVPNPEARLQQLGLFCSVFTISMYLSPLADLAKVIQTKSTQCLSYPLTIATLLTSASWCLYGFRLRDPYIMVSNFPGIVTSFIRFWLFWKYPQEQDRNYWLLQT, from the exons ATGGAGGAG CTCGGACCTCAGGCACATGCGAATGACCCGGAGTGTGGACAACGTCCAGTTCCTGCCCTTTCTCACCACGGAAGTCAA CGTGTTGTGCTCCTACAGACTGCAACCCTGCTAGGGGTCCTTCTCCTGGGTTATGGCTACTTTTGGCTCCTGGTACCCAACCCTGAGGCCCGGCTTCAGCAGTTGGGCCTCTTCTGCAGTGTCTTCACCATCAGCATGTACCTCTCACCACTGGCTGACTTG GCTAAGGTGATTCAAACTAAATCAACCCAATGTCTCTCCTACCCACTCACCATTGCTACccttctcacctctgcctcctggtgccTCTATGGGTTTCGACTCAGAGATCCCTATATCATG GTGTCCAACTTTCCAGGAATCGTCACCAGCTTTATCCGCTTCTGGCTTTTCTGGAAGTACCCCCAGGAGCAAGACAGGAACTATTGGCTCCTGCAAACCTGA
- the SLC50A1 gene encoding sugar transporter SWEET1 isoform X7, with protein sequence MRGLHPWHVLRRPLGPQAHANDPECGQRPVPALSHHGSQRVVLLQTATLLGVLLLGYGYFWLLVPNPEARLQQLGLFCSVFTISMYLSPLADLAKVIQTKSTQCLSYPLTIATLLTSASWCLYGFRLRDPYIMVSNFPGIVTSFIRFWLFWKYPQEQDRNYWLLQT encoded by the exons ATGCGTGGTCTTCACCCTTGGCATGTTCTCCGCCGGCCT CTCGGACCTCAGGCACATGCGAATGACCCGGAGTGTGGACAACGTCCAGTTCCTGCCCTTTCTCACCACGGAAGTCAA CGTGTTGTGCTCCTACAGACTGCAACCCTGCTAGGGGTCCTTCTCCTGGGTTATGGCTACTTTTGGCTCCTGGTACCCAACCCTGAGGCCCGGCTTCAGCAGTTGGGCCTCTTCTGCAGTGTCTTCACCATCAGCATGTACCTCTCACCACTGGCTGACTTG GCTAAGGTGATTCAAACTAAATCAACCCAATGTCTCTCCTACCCACTCACCATTGCTACccttctcacctctgcctcctggtgccTCTATGGGTTTCGACTCAGAGATCCCTATATCATG GTGTCCAACTTTCCAGGAATCGTCACCAGCTTTATCCGCTTCTGGCTTTTCTGGAAGTACCCCCAGGAGCAAGACAGGAACTATTGGCTCCTGCAAACCTGA
- the SLC50A1 gene encoding sugar transporter SWEET1 isoform X2, with protein MRGLHPWHVLRRPLGPQAHANDPECGQRPVPALSHHGSQVRGRRLRNLGWLSYGALKGDGILIVVNTVGAALQTLYILAYLHYCPRKRVVLLQTATLLGVLLLGYGYFWLLVPNPEARLQQLGLFCSVFTISMYLSPLADLAKVIQTKSTQCLSYPLTIATLLTSASWCLYGFRLRDPYIMVSNFPGIVTSFIRFWLFWKYPQEQDRNYWLLQT; from the exons ATGCGTGGTCTTCACCCTTGGCATGTTCTCCGCCGGCCT CTCGGACCTCAGGCACATGCGAATGACCCGGAGTGTGGACAACGTCCAGTTCCTGCCCTTTCTCACCACGGAAGTCAAGTGAGGGGCCGACGGCTGCG CAACCTGGGCTGGCTGAGTTATGGGGCTTTGAAGGGAGACGGGATCCTCATCGTCGTCAACACAGTGGGTGCTGCGCTTCAGACCCTGTATATCTTGGCATATCTGCATTACTGCCCTCGGAAG CGTGTTGTGCTCCTACAGACTGCAACCCTGCTAGGGGTCCTTCTCCTGGGTTATGGCTACTTTTGGCTCCTGGTACCCAACCCTGAGGCCCGGCTTCAGCAGTTGGGCCTCTTCTGCAGTGTCTTCACCATCAGCATGTACCTCTCACCACTGGCTGACTTG GCTAAGGTGATTCAAACTAAATCAACCCAATGTCTCTCCTACCCACTCACCATTGCTACccttctcacctctgcctcctggtgccTCTATGGGTTTCGACTCAGAGATCCCTATATCATG GTGTCCAACTTTCCAGGAATCGTCACCAGCTTTATCCGCTTCTGGCTTTTCTGGAAGTACCCCCAGGAGCAAGACAGGAACTATTGGCTCCTGCAAACCTGA
- the SLC50A1 gene encoding sugar transporter SWEET1 isoform X4 codes for MRGLHPCSDLRHMRMTRSVDNVQFLPFLTTEVNNLGWLSYGALKGDGILIVVNTVGAALQTLYILAYLHYCPRKRVVLLQTATLLGVLLLGYGYFWLLVPNPEARLQQLGLFCSVFTISMYLSPLADLAKVIQTKSTQCLSYPLTIATLLTSASWCLYGFRLRDPYIMVSNFPGIVTSFIRFWLFWKYPQEQDRNYWLLQT; via the exons ATGCGTGGTCTTCACCCTTG CTCGGACCTCAGGCACATGCGAATGACCCGGAGTGTGGACAACGTCCAGTTCCTGCCCTTTCTCACCACGGAAGTCAA CAACCTGGGCTGGCTGAGTTATGGGGCTTTGAAGGGAGACGGGATCCTCATCGTCGTCAACACAGTGGGTGCTGCGCTTCAGACCCTGTATATCTTGGCATATCTGCATTACTGCCCTCGGAAG CGTGTTGTGCTCCTACAGACTGCAACCCTGCTAGGGGTCCTTCTCCTGGGTTATGGCTACTTTTGGCTCCTGGTACCCAACCCTGAGGCCCGGCTTCAGCAGTTGGGCCTCTTCTGCAGTGTCTTCACCATCAGCATGTACCTCTCACCACTGGCTGACTTG GCTAAGGTGATTCAAACTAAATCAACCCAATGTCTCTCCTACCCACTCACCATTGCTACccttctcacctctgcctcctggtgccTCTATGGGTTTCGACTCAGAGATCCCTATATCATG GTGTCCAACTTTCCAGGAATCGTCACCAGCTTTATCCGCTTCTGGCTTTTCTGGAAGTACCCCCAGGAGCAAGACAGGAACTATTGGCTCCTGCAAACCTGA
- the SLC50A1 gene encoding sugar transporter SWEET1 isoform X3, producing MEELGPQAHANDPECGQRPVPALSHHGSQVRGRRLRNLGWLSYGALKGDGILIVVNTVGAALQTLYILAYLHYCPRKRVVLLQTATLLGVLLLGYGYFWLLVPNPEARLQQLGLFCSVFTISMYLSPLADLAKVIQTKSTQCLSYPLTIATLLTSASWCLYGFRLRDPYIMVSNFPGIVTSFIRFWLFWKYPQEQDRNYWLLQT from the exons ATGGAGGAG CTCGGACCTCAGGCACATGCGAATGACCCGGAGTGTGGACAACGTCCAGTTCCTGCCCTTTCTCACCACGGAAGTCAAGTGAGGGGCCGACGGCTGCG CAACCTGGGCTGGCTGAGTTATGGGGCTTTGAAGGGAGACGGGATCCTCATCGTCGTCAACACAGTGGGTGCTGCGCTTCAGACCCTGTATATCTTGGCATATCTGCATTACTGCCCTCGGAAG CGTGTTGTGCTCCTACAGACTGCAACCCTGCTAGGGGTCCTTCTCCTGGGTTATGGCTACTTTTGGCTCCTGGTACCCAACCCTGAGGCCCGGCTTCAGCAGTTGGGCCTCTTCTGCAGTGTCTTCACCATCAGCATGTACCTCTCACCACTGGCTGACTTG GCTAAGGTGATTCAAACTAAATCAACCCAATGTCTCTCCTACCCACTCACCATTGCTACccttctcacctctgcctcctggtgccTCTATGGGTTTCGACTCAGAGATCCCTATATCATG GTGTCCAACTTTCCAGGAATCGTCACCAGCTTTATCCGCTTCTGGCTTTTCTGGAAGTACCCCCAGGAGCAAGACAGGAACTATTGGCTCCTGCAAACCTGA
- the SLC50A1 gene encoding sugar transporter SWEET1 isoform X5: MRMTRSVDNVQFLPFLTTEVNNLGWLSYGALKGDGILIVVNTVGAALQTLYILAYLHYCPRKRVVLLQTATLLGVLLLGYGYFWLLVPNPEARLQQLGLFCSVFTISMYLSPLADLAKVIQTKSTQCLSYPLTIATLLTSASWCLYGFRLRDPYIMVSNFPGIVTSFIRFWLFWKYPQEQDRNYWLLQT; the protein is encoded by the exons ATGCGAATGACCCGGAGTGTGGACAACGTCCAGTTCCTGCCCTTTCTCACCACGGAAGTCAA CAACCTGGGCTGGCTGAGTTATGGGGCTTTGAAGGGAGACGGGATCCTCATCGTCGTCAACACAGTGGGTGCTGCGCTTCAGACCCTGTATATCTTGGCATATCTGCATTACTGCCCTCGGAAG CGTGTTGTGCTCCTACAGACTGCAACCCTGCTAGGGGTCCTTCTCCTGGGTTATGGCTACTTTTGGCTCCTGGTACCCAACCCTGAGGCCCGGCTTCAGCAGTTGGGCCTCTTCTGCAGTGTCTTCACCATCAGCATGTACCTCTCACCACTGGCTGACTTG GCTAAGGTGATTCAAACTAAATCAACCCAATGTCTCTCCTACCCACTCACCATTGCTACccttctcacctctgcctcctggtgccTCTATGGGTTTCGACTCAGAGATCCCTATATCATG GTGTCCAACTTTCCAGGAATCGTCACCAGCTTTATCCGCTTCTGGCTTTTCTGGAAGTACCCCCAGGAGCAAGACAGGAACTATTGGCTCCTGCAAACCTGA
- the SLC50A1 gene encoding sugar transporter SWEET1 isoform X6 gives MEAGGFLDSLIYGACVVFTLGMFSAGLSDLRHMRMTRSVDNVQFLPFLTTEVNNLGWLSYGALKGDGILIVVNTVGAALQTLYILAYLHYCPRKAKVIQTKSTQCLSYPLTIATLLTSASWCLYGFRLRDPYIMVSNFPGIVTSFIRFWLFWKYPQEQDRNYWLLQT, from the exons ATGGAGGCGGGCGGCTTTCTGGACTCGCTCATTTACGGAGCATGCGTGGTCTTCACCCTTGGCATGTTCTCCGCCGGCCT CTCGGACCTCAGGCACATGCGAATGACCCGGAGTGTGGACAACGTCCAGTTCCTGCCCTTTCTCACCACGGAAGTCAA CAACCTGGGCTGGCTGAGTTATGGGGCTTTGAAGGGAGACGGGATCCTCATCGTCGTCAACACAGTGGGTGCTGCGCTTCAGACCCTGTATATCTTGGCATATCTGCATTACTGCCCTCGGAAG GCTAAGGTGATTCAAACTAAATCAACCCAATGTCTCTCCTACCCACTCACCATTGCTACccttctcacctctgcctcctggtgccTCTATGGGTTTCGACTCAGAGATCCCTATATCATG GTGTCCAACTTTCCAGGAATCGTCACCAGCTTTATCCGCTTCTGGCTTTTCTGGAAGTACCCCCAGGAGCAAGACAGGAACTATTGGCTCCTGCAAACCTGA
- the SLC50A1 gene encoding sugar transporter SWEET1 isoform X9 — protein MRGLHPWHVLRRPLGPQAHANDPECGQRPVPALSHHGSQAKVIQTKSTQCLSYPLTIATLLTSASWCLYGFRLRDPYIMVSNFPGIVTSFIRFWLFWKYPQEQDRNYWLLQT, from the exons ATGCGTGGTCTTCACCCTTGGCATGTTCTCCGCCGGCCT CTCGGACCTCAGGCACATGCGAATGACCCGGAGTGTGGACAACGTCCAGTTCCTGCCCTTTCTCACCACGGAAGTCAA GCTAAGGTGATTCAAACTAAATCAACCCAATGTCTCTCCTACCCACTCACCATTGCTACccttctcacctctgcctcctggtgccTCTATGGGTTTCGACTCAGAGATCCCTATATCATG GTGTCCAACTTTCCAGGAATCGTCACCAGCTTTATCCGCTTCTGGCTTTTCTGGAAGTACCCCCAGGAGCAAGACAGGAACTATTGGCTCCTGCAAACCTGA
- the SLC50A1 gene encoding sugar transporter SWEET1 isoform X10, whose translation MEELGPQAHANDPECGQRPVPALSHHGSQAKVIQTKSTQCLSYPLTIATLLTSASWCLYGFRLRDPYIMVSNFPGIVTSFIRFWLFWKYPQEQDRNYWLLQT comes from the exons ATGGAGGAG CTCGGACCTCAGGCACATGCGAATGACCCGGAGTGTGGACAACGTCCAGTTCCTGCCCTTTCTCACCACGGAAGTCAA GCTAAGGTGATTCAAACTAAATCAACCCAATGTCTCTCCTACCCACTCACCATTGCTACccttctcacctctgcctcctggtgccTCTATGGGTTTCGACTCAGAGATCCCTATATCATG GTGTCCAACTTTCCAGGAATCGTCACCAGCTTTATCCGCTTCTGGCTTTTCTGGAAGTACCCCCAGGAGCAAGACAGGAACTATTGGCTCCTGCAAACCTGA